The Thiovulum sp. ES sequence AGTTAAAGGAAATACAATTGAAAATTCTGTTACAGCAGAACGAGAAGAACAAATCAAAAAAATTCGGGAAGCAAATCCAGAAATGGATCGACACCAAATCCAAAAAGAGATTATGAATTTTGATTTACCAGAAAAATATAGAGAAAAAAATGAGAGACTCGGTATCGGGACTGAGTAATTAAATCTGTCGGGGAGGTTTTCCCGACAAAGAATCATTCCCAGCTTTTTCCAAATTTGGAATTTACTTCTAGTGGAACTTTTAATTTATAGCAATTTTCCATGATTTCCGAAAAACGATTTTTGACCTCATCGAGAATTTCATCTTTGACTTCAAAAATCAATTCATCATGAATTTGTAGTAGCATTTTGACATCAAGATTTTTTTCTGAAATTTCAGAATCTATTTGGATCATCGCCTCTTTAATTAAATCAGAAGCTGAACCCTGAAAAATTGTGTTGAAAGACTCCCGATATAATTCAGACTCCTCTTTTCCATTTTTTGGAAAATCAAAATATCGAGTTCGTCCAAAAAGTGTCTCTACAAAAAAACTATTTCCCTCTTCAGATAAATAATTTTCTGGTTGATTGAACTCTTTAACTCCGCTGTAAATTTCAAAAAAGTTTTCAATAATTTTACTAGCTTCATCTTTTGGAATATCAAGAGTTTTTGAAAGTTTCATACTTCCCATTCCATATAAAACACCGAAATTCACAGTTTTTGCTGTGCTTCTCTTAATTTTTAGTTTTTCCGCTAAATATCCATGAACATCAACACCATTTTGAAAATTCTCTACAAGTTGCTCGTCTCCTGAAAAATGTGCCAAAAGTCGTAACTCAATTTGAGAATAATCAAGAGAAAGTAGCGAATACCCATCTTTTGCGATAAATGCTCGACGAATTCTGTTCCCAACAGGAATATTTTGTAAATTTGGTTCTCGACTTGAAAGACGACCTGTTGCAGTTCCTGTTTGCACAAAATTAGTATGAATTCTTGAATCTACACTTTTTTCCATAAGCGGAATGACATAAGTTGAAAGGAGTTTTTTTACTTCTCGATATTTCAAAATATTTTCTAAAATCGAGACTCGTTCAGGAACTGAGCTATTTTTTTGGAGAAGTAATTTTAAATTTGCTTCGTCCGTGCTTCGCTTTTTTGTCTCTTCCATTCCAACAATATCAAAAAGAGTTTCCGCAACTTGCTTCGGTGAATTTAAATTGAATTCTCGCTTTGTGATTCCAAAAATATTTGCTGAAATTTCTTCAATCTCTTTTTCAAAATCAATTCTCAATTTTTCCAAATATTTTAAATCAACAGAAATTCCTTCTCGTTCCATTTTTGAAAGAATTTTAGTAATTCGATTTTCAAGTTCAAAAAGTTTCTGGTTTTTATCTGAAAAAATTTCAAAAAGTCTCAAAGTCGCAACTGAATCTTCTACCGCATATTTTCCCGCAACTCCGATTTCAACACTTGAAAAATTTTCACCTTTTTTGACAATATCTTTGAATTTGATCATTTTGTGTTTCAAAAATTTGTATGATAAATTATCAAGTGAAATAGATTCCCGAGTATCGTCAAGCCAAGCCATCACCATCGTGTCGGCATAAAAATCTAAAGCAATTCCAAAATTATTCCAAATAATATTTGAGTCAAATTTCCAATTGTGTCCAACTAATTTAAAACGATTGAATTCCGAAATCACATTTTGCAATTCAGAAATTGAAATTTGTTCATGCGAGTCAAAAAAAGATGCTTGATGATTTATCGGAATGTAATATCCCCGTTCGACCTCATCAGCAAATGAAATACCCACAATTGAATCTGAAAGTGAAGATACTCCTGTTGTCTCTGTGTCAAAAGCTACAATTTTTCCAGTCTCAATTTTTGACAAAATATCTTTTAATTCGCCAATTTCAGAAATAATTTTGTGTTCAAACTTGAAATTATTTTCGTCTTTATCTTCAAGTTCAGAACTTTTTAAAAGTCCCTCTTTTTTCAAAAACTTAATTGGATCAGAAATTTCATATTTTAAAAGCTCTTCAACAATATTTAAAAAAGGTTCTCTTTCACTGTTTCGGAAATTCTCAATTGAAACATCTAAATCTTTTTTGAGAGTAACAAGCTCTTTCGATTTTATTGCATCTTCTCGACCAGTCTCAAGTTTTTTTGCATTTCCTTTTGAAGTTTGATGTAAGTTTGCATAGATATTTTCAAGTGTTCCAAATTCTGAAAGAAGTTTTGAAGCAGTAACTTTTCCAATTCCACGAACACCAGAAACTCCATCAACTGCATCGCCGACAAGTGCCTGATAATCAATAAATTGTTCTGGATAAACTCCAAATTTATCAAACACTTCATCGCGATCAAATCTCTGTAATTTATCGGGTTTGTAAATCGTAACATTCTCATTTATCAGTTGATTAAAATCTTTATCCGCTGAAAGAATTGAAACTTTTTGACTGTTTTGTGAAAATTTTTCTGAAAGTGTCGCAATAACATCGTCCGCTTCAAATCCATCAACTGAAAAACTTTTGAAACCCATTTTTTCGATGAGGTCTTTTAAAACTTCAAATTGCAATCTAAAATCGTCTGGTATTTCTCCACGATCTTTTTTATAATCCGTTGAAAGCTCTTTTCGGAAATTTTTCCCACCACCTTCATAAACAAAAATTAAATTTGAAATATCTATATTTTTTCTGTAATAAAGTAGAGTTTTGAAAAATCCCGTGATAACTCCTGTCGGAAAATCATCACGATTTTTTAGTGGGGGAAGAGCATAATAGCTCTTGAAAAGCATTCCAAATGTATCTAGTAGATAAACTTGTTGCATTTTTTAGTGTGAAGTAAATAAATCAGAATCTATTTCTGTTGCTTTTGGAAAATCCGCAAATCTACTTACAGCTTCTGAAATTGTCATGCGATCTTTTCCGACAAATCTAACATCAATTCCACTTTGAAGTGCCATTTCTAGCGGTCGTCCGCCAATATGAGACATCAGTAGAGTATCGACTCCATTTTGTAAAAGAAGCTGAACTGCTTTCATTCCGCTTTTTTCAACATTTTCTATAATTTTGACCTCATCACCATTTACAATTGCAAAAAACTTCACTTTCCCAAAAGTAGGAGCGATTGCAGGATTTTCACCATTTGTTTTTACAGGAATTCCAAAAATCAATTAATCAACCTTTTGATATTGTTCTCGACCAGCTTGATACAAATCCGCACCATAGCTATCATTAATTACTGTAACAGGAAAATTTTCAACTTCGATTTTTCGGATCGCTTCTGGCCCAAGCTCTGGATAAGCAATAACTTCAGAACTTTTAATTCTTTTTCCAAGTAATGCACCTGCTCCACCAGTCGCACCAAAATAGATTGCACCATGAGTCGAACATGCATCTTTCACTTCTTGATTTCGTCGCCCTTTTCCAATCATTCCTCGTAACCCTTTTTCAATTAGAGTCGGAGAGTAGCTGTCCATTCGGTAGCTTGTTGTTGGTCCAGCACTACCAATTGGCTCACCTGGTTTTGGCGGAGTTGGTCCTACAAAATAGATAATTGCACCATTCACATCAAAAGGCAACTCCTTTCCATCCGCTAATAAATCCACAAGTCTTTTATGTGCAGCGTCTCGTGCTGTGTAAATTGTTCCAGTCAAATTTACAATGTCTCCAGCTTTTAGCTTTTTCACATCTTCAAGTGAAAGAGGTGGAGTCATATTATAAGTTTTACTCATTTTAAATCCTTTTTTTCCGAACTATCCGAATTCTACCAATTTTTTCACATATCCCTGTTTTTAAATTTTTTTCAAATTGCTACAATAACAATAGATTTCATGAGAGGAGAAGAGTGGAATTTTTTATAATTTCTCTCTTTTTGGTTACAACAAATGGAGGAAAAAAAATATAGACCAAATGTTGCTGTCGTCGTTGTGTCCTCTAAATATCCTGAAAAATGTGAGGTTTTTGTAGCAAAAAGAAATGATATTCCAGATGCTTGGCAATTTCCACAAGGTGGAATTGATAAAGGAGAGTCTCCAAAAGAGGCTCTTTTACGAGAGTTAGAAGAGGAAATTGGGACAAATCAAATTGAGATAGTTGCGAAATATTCGGGCTGGATCACTTATGATTTTCCCGCCAATGTTTCAATGCACCCATTCAGCGGTCAAAAACAGCAATATTTTTTAGTTAGATTAAAACGAGGAGCAAAAATCAATATTAAAGATGTAGAACATCCAGAATTCTCAGATTTCAAGTTTGTTGATGCAAATTTAGTATTGGAAGAGACGAGCCATTTTAAAAGACCAATTTATAAAAAAATCTTAAGTTATTTTAGAAAAGAGGGTTATTTACTGTGTTAATAGTTCAAAAGTTTGGCGGAACAAGTGTCGGTTCTCTTGAGAGAATTGAAAAAGTTCGAGACCGAGTTATTGAAAGTGTTAAAAAAGGAGACCAAATTGTAGTTGTTGTTTCTGCGATGAGCGGAGAGACAAACAAACTTGTTTCGTATGCAAAACACTTTTCAAAAAGTCCAGAAGAGAGAGAAGTTGATTTACTACTTTCGAGCGGAGAAAGAGTTACCTCATCGCTACTCTCAATTGCATTAAATGCTAGTGGAATTCCTGCGATTTCAATGAGCGGTCGAGGTGCAGGAATTGTTACCGACAGCAATCACACAAAGGCGAGAATTGAAAGTATTGATTCAAAACCAATTTTAGATCAAGTAAATTCTGGAAAAGTTGTTGTTGTTGCAGGTTTTCAGGGTGTTGATGAAAATGGAAAAGTTACAACACTTGGAAGAGGTGGCAGTGATTTGTCTGCTGTTGCACTTGCGGGAGCTTTAAAAGCTGATCTTTGTGAAATCTACACCGATGTTGATGGAATTTATACAACTGATCCACGAATTGAACCAAAAGCTAAAAAACTTGAGAGAATCAGTTATGATGAAATGCTTGAGTTAGCTAGTCTTGGTGCAAAAGTTTTACAAAGTCGTTCAGTTGAAATGGCTAAAAAGTCAAATGTCAATCTTGTTACTCGTTCAAGTTTTAATAATAACGAGGGAACTCTTATTACAAGTGAGGAGAATATTTTGGAAAAACCTTTAGTTAGCGGAATTGCACTTGATAAAAATCAGGCACGAATCACTCTACTTGAAGTTGCGGATCGAGTTGGTATTGCTTCTGATATTTTTGAGGCTCTTGCTCGAAACAATGTAAATGTTGATATGATTGTTCAAACTGTCGGACACTCTTCTAGTAACGAAGACAAAACAAATGTGGCATTTACTATTCCTCGCGATGAGGTTGAAAAAGCTAAAACCTCACTTCAAAAATTTATTGATAATGGTGATTTTAATAATATTGAGATTGACGATGGAATTGTCAAAGTTTCTATTGTTGGTGTTGGTATGAAATCACACACTGGAGTTGCTGCAAAAGCTTTCCGTGCGATGGCAGGTGAAAATATTAACATCATGATGATCAGCACAAGCGAAATTAAGGTTTCAATGATTATTAATGAAAAATATAGCGAACTTGCTGTTCGGACTCTCCACTCTGTCTATGAATTAGAAAAATAGAATTTTGTCGGATTTTTTCCGACATTTTAAATCAATCGATTGTAAATATCTTTTACTTTTTCACCAGTTACTTTTGAGATAAGTTTCGCTTTCTCTTTTGGCGGAATATCTAATTTTTCAATATCTTCAAGAACAATTCCACCAGAAAAACGATTTTCACCTTCGACAACAACAACCCATTCACCTTTTATATTTACACTTTGAAAATCTCTTTGAATCTCTTCAGCAGTTCCCCACCAACGATTTTCATACTTTTTCGTCAATTCTTTACCAACAAAAATTTGGCGATGAGGTGCAATTTCTGAAAGCTCTAAAAGAAGTTTCTGTAATCGGTGAGGCGACTCGTAAAAAATTGCGGAATATCCACTCCAAATAGTTTTTTCTAATTCAGATTTTCGAATATTTCCCTTGTGTGGTAAAAAGCCATAAAACAGAAACTCTTTTTCCGAAAAACCACTTAAAAGATGTGCAATTGTTGAGGCGGTTGCTCCTGGAAGAACTTGAAATTCAATATTTTTATCTCGTGCAAAACGGAGAAGTTCTATCCCAGGATCGCTAACTCCAGGGAGTCCTGCATCACTAACATAAATTGAGTTCTCTTGAAAAATATCTAAATTTAAATTTTGTAAAACTCGTTTCTCATTGTGGGAGTGAAGTGAAATAAAATCCCTCTCAAAATCTCTAAAAAGCTCACTGTATCTTTCAGAAAGAAGTTTAAAAAGGGATTTTGTTACTCTTGTATCTTCGCAAAAAACAGTTTTTGCACTTGAAATTACTTCTAGCGAACGAAGAGTAATGTCTCCTAAATTTCCAATAGGAGTTGGAACAAATGACAACAAGTTATTTGTTGAAATTATATCGCTTGTTGAATTTGTCGATTCTACCTGTTGTATCAACAACTTTTTCTGAACCTGTGTAGAATGGATGACAAGCACCACAAATATCTACTCTGATTTCAGCAGAAAGACTTTTTGTTTTAAATTCATTTCCACAAGCACAATTTACAGTTGTTTCAATGTAATCTGGGTGAATTCCCTTTTTCATAAATCTACCTTTTTTATTTTATATAGTCCGAAATTGTAACAAAAAATCAACTTAAAACTCAACCACACTATTTTTAGGGGACTGACCTAATAGCTCTTAATAAAAGATGAACTATTCGGAGATAAAATCACAAAGTTCTTACAATGGCTCTTTGACCTATATTTCATCATTTAATTTAAAAATTAGCTCTTTTTGTTATTCTGTTAATCTTTTGCATGGCTTATATTTCTTTATTGTATTCATGGTCAGAATTATAACAAGTTAGTCAGCCCCCCTTTTTTCTCAACAGTAAGAAGTCCTCTTTAATTGCTTGGCACAGAATTGCATTTACATAAAACTATATTGTATATTTAAAGTAATTGGCTATTGATATTTAAAATTATCATTTTACTTTAATATTATATGGGGATTTATATTTATGAGGAAAGAAGATGAAAAAGCTAACTCTATTGAGACAATTCACTTAAAATCAAAATTATTAGAACTTAAAACAGAAGATAATGTAGAAATACTTATCGATGTTCAAGCACTCTTAAAATCCCCTGCTGGTTCTGATGAAGCATATTTTAAAATTACAGATATTGCTAAAAAGTTTGGAAAAGAAGCTAGAGAAATAACAAAGTTAGCATCAATACAAGATTATATTTTCGTCTTAAAAGAAGAATTTAAAGTAAAACCTAAGATTGTAAAGAGGGGAAAATATCAAGGAGGAACTTGGCTTCATTACAAACTTTTAAAACCATTTTTAAGATGGGTTTTGCCTACAAAAGATTATGCAAAATTAGAAGTTAGTGGAAAACTTGATTTTATTTTTTATAAACAAGAAGACTTAAAGTCTGTTTATGTTGTTGAAACAGAAGACAATAGAATTAAAATTGGAATTTCATCAAATATTAATAAACGATTTTCTGAAATTCAGAATGCCATAGGATTAAAAATTATTAATTCAATTTCTTCTGTAAAAGTTGATAATGCCTATTTAATTGAACAAACTCTTTTAACTTATTTTGATGATTTTCGTCAAAATGGTGAATGGTTGAAAGATGTTAAATTCAAAAAAGTTTCTCAAAAAATGCTAGAACTTTTTCATCGATATTTTTTAAATGATTTTGAAATAAAGAATAATGAAATTAAAATTTTAAATTGAAGTTGAATAAAGATATGAATGGCTATATTAAATATGGTGAAATTTACGATTATGAAACTTTGAAAA is a genomic window containing:
- a CDS encoding DNA polymerase I (PFAM: 5'-3' exonuclease, C-terminal SAM fold; 3'-5' exonuclease; 5'-3' exonuclease, N-terminal resolvase-like domain; DNA polymerase family A~TIGRFAM: DNA polymerase I), which encodes MQQVYLLDTFGMLFKSYYALPPLKNRDDFPTGVITGFFKTLLYYRKNIDISNLIFVYEGGGKNFRKELSTDYKKDRGEIPDDFRLQFEVLKDLIEKMGFKSFSVDGFEADDVIATLSEKFSQNSQKVSILSADKDFNQLINENVTIYKPDKLQRFDRDEVFDKFGVYPEQFIDYQALVGDAVDGVSGVRGIGKVTASKLLSEFGTLENIYANLHQTSKGNAKKLETGREDAIKSKELVTLKKDLDVSIENFRNSEREPFLNIVEELLKYEISDPIKFLKKEGLLKSSELEDKDENNFKFEHKIISEIGELKDILSKIETGKIVAFDTETTGVSSLSDSIVGISFADEVERGYYIPINHQASFFDSHEQISISELQNVISEFNRFKLVGHNWKFDSNIIWNNFGIALDFYADTMVMAWLDDTRESISLDNLSYKFLKHKMIKFKDIVKKGENFSSVEIGVAGKYAVEDSVATLRLFEIFSDKNQKLFELENRITKILSKMEREGISVDLKYLEKLRIDFEKEIEEISANIFGITKREFNLNSPKQVAETLFDIVGMEETKKRSTDEANLKLLLQKNSSVPERVSILENILKYREVKKLLSTYVIPLMEKSVDSRIHTNFVQTGTATGRLSSREPNLQNIPVGNRIRRAFIAKDGYSLLSLDYSQIELRLLAHFSGDEQLVENFQNGVDVHGYLAEKLKIKRSTAKTVNFGVLYGMGSMKLSKTLDIPKDEASKIIENFFEIYSGVKEFNQPENYLSEEGNSFFVETLFGRTRYFDFPKNGKEESELYRESFNTIFQGSASDLIKEAMIQIDSEISEKNLDVKMLLQIHDELIFEVKDEILDEVKNRFSEIMENCYKLKVPLEVNSKFGKSWE
- a CDS encoding hypothetical protein (PFAM: Dinitrogenase iron-molybdenum cofactor); translated protein: MIFGIPVKTNGENPAIAPTFGKVKFFAIVNGDEVKIIENVEKSGMKAVQLLLQNGVDTLLMSHIGGRPLEMALQSGIDVRFVGKDRMTISEAVSRFADFPKATEIDSDLFTSH
- a CDS encoding fumarate hydro-lyase, beta subunit FumB (PFAM: Fumarase C-terminus~TIGRFAM: hydro-lyases, Fe-S type, tartrate/fumarate subfamily, beta region); the protein is MSKTYNMTPPLSLEDVKKLKAGDIVNLTGTIYTARDAAHKRLVDLLADGKELPFDVNGAIIYFVGPTPPKPGEPIGSAGPTTSYRMDSYSPTLIEKGLRGMIGKGRRNQEVKDACSTHGAIYFGATGGAGALLGKRIKSSEVIAYPELGPEAIRKIEVENFPVTVINDSYGADLYQAGREQYQKVD
- a CDS encoding NTP pyrophosphohydrolase (PFAM: NUDIX domain): MEEKKYRPNVAVVVVSSKYPEKCEVFVAKRNDIPDAWQFPQGGIDKGESPKEALLRELEEEIGTNQIEIVAKYSGWITYDFPANVSMHPFSGQKQQYFLVRLKRGAKINIKDVEHPEFSDFKFVDANLVLEETSHFKRPIYKKILSYFRKEGYLLC
- a CDS encoding aspartate kinase, monofunctional class (PFAM: ACT domain; Amino acid kinase family~TIGRFAM: aspartate kinase, monofunctional class; aspartate kinase) codes for the protein MLIVQKFGGTSVGSLERIEKVRDRVIESVKKGDQIVVVVSAMSGETNKLVSYAKHFSKSPEEREVDLLLSSGERVTSSLLSIALNASGIPAISMSGRGAGIVTDSNHTKARIESIDSKPILDQVNSGKVVVVAGFQGVDENGKVTTLGRGGSDLSAVALAGALKADLCEIYTDVDGIYTTDPRIEPKAKKLERISYDEMLELASLGAKVLQSRSVEMAKKSNVNLVTRSSFNNNEGTLITSEENILEKPLVSGIALDKNQARITLLEVADRVGIASDIFEALARNNVNVDMIVQTVGHSSSNEDKTNVAFTIPRDEVEKAKTSLQKFIDNGDFNNIEIDDGIVKVSIVGVGMKSHTGVAAKAFRAMAGENINIMMISTSEIKVSMIINEKYSELAVRTLHSVYELEK
- a CDS encoding putative S-adenosylmethionine-dependent methyltransferase, YraL family (PFAM: Tetrapyrrole (Corrin/Porphyrin) Methylases~TIGRFAM: probable S-adenosylmethionine-dependent methyltransferase, YraL family) encodes the protein MSFVPTPIGNLGDITLRSLEVISSAKTVFCEDTRVTKSLFKLLSERYSELFRDFERDFISLHSHNEKRVLQNLNLDIFQENSIYVSDAGLPGVSDPGIELLRFARDKNIEFQVLPGATASTIAHLLSGFSEKEFLFYGFLPHKGNIRKSELEKTIWSGYSAIFYESPHRLQKLLLELSEIAPHRQIFVGKELTKKYENRWWGTAEEIQRDFQSVNIKGEWVVVVEGENRFSGGIVLEDIEKLDIPPKEKAKLISKVTGEKVKDIYNRLI
- a CDS encoding ribosomal protein L31 (PFAM: Ribosomal protein L31~TIGRFAM: ribosomal protein L31) → MKKGIHPDYIETTVNCACGNEFKTKSLSAEIRVDICGACHPFYTGSEKVVDTTGRIDKFNKRYNFNK
- a CDS encoding KilA-N domain-containing protein,T5orf172 domain-containing protein (PFAM: KilA-N domain; T5orf172 domain) is translated as MRKEDEKANSIETIHLKSKLLELKTEDNVEILIDVQALLKSPAGSDEAYFKITDIAKKFGKEAREITKLASIQDYIFVLKEEFKVKPKIVKRGKYQGGTWLHYKLLKPFLRWVLPTKDYAKLEVSGKLDFIFYKQEDLKSVYVVETEDNRIKIGISSNINKRFSEIQNAIGLKIINSISSVKVDNAYLIEQTLLTYFDDFRQNGEWLKDVKFKKVSQKMLELFHRYFLNDFEIKNNEIKILN